GGCCGGGGTGGGGCGGGCGGCTCGTTGTCCCGGCGCGGGCGTGGGAAGCCTTCGTCGGGCATCTCAAGGGCTGACCGGGCGCACTCAAAATCTTCGCCGGATTCGCACATGTTCACAACGGCCGCAGGGCGGCGCCCAGGACCACGGGGTACGTGGTCGGGCACCGCCCTGCGGGGGACGGGGCTGTGTCAGCCGCCGCGGATGGCGCTTTCGAGACCGGTGTCGGTCTCCTCCATCGTGTCGGCCGCGGTCCTCAGGAACTGGCCCATGCCCTGGAGACCCTCAAGCACCTTCTTGGCACCCTGGGTGAACTCCCGGTAGGACTCGTCGAAGGCACGCGACGACCGCGACGTCACATAGCCGTCCGCCACCAGACCATCGATGTAGCCCTGAAGCTCTTCGAGCTTGGCGTCCATGGTCTCGTACTCGGAGACGAGCCGGTCGCCCGCCTCCCGCATGTCGTCATATGTCACATTGATATCGGCCATGACGAATCCCCCTTCTGATGTGGGGCGGAGGGCCGGTCCCTCCGCTGGATACCGGTGTGTCGCGTGGCCCTCGTGAACCGGCACAGGTGCCACGCGCACTCAGACTACGTCCGTGACGCACAGGGCGGTACCCCCGGTCAAGAGGGCGCCCGAGCGCCTCGGCGGAACGTAGGACGCCGTCGGTCGCGTTGCGGTTGCACCAACTCCCAGCACCCGTTGTCACACCCACGCAAGATGCGATTATGGTCATGTCCAGCGAAGCACTTTGCTGTGTCACAACGGGAGGAACAGCGTGCGCCTGACGCTGACAGTCGTCGACCCAGTCGGGGGTCTGAGTGCCGACACCGTGATCGATGCCGCCCCCGAGACGCAGATCGGCGACCTGGCGCCCGAGTTCACGCGTCTGGTCGGGAGCCGGTTCAGCCAGCCGGTCGCGATGGCCGGGCAGGGCATGCCCGGGGACGTGGTCGGCGCGGCGCACCTCTTCGTCAACGGTGAGTACGTCGATCCCTCCCTCACCCTCGCCCAGTCCCCGCTGCGTGAGGGCACCGTCATCAGCCTGCACAACCCCAGCGGCTGCTGGCCCGGCGAGCCCCAGGGCATCGTCGAGCTGCGCGTCGTCGGCGGGCCGGCCGCCGGCGCGGTGCACCGCATGGGTGTCGGCCGCGTCGAGATCGGCAGCGGGCAGAACATGAACATCCGGGTCGAGGACCCCACCCTCCCCGAACACGCGATGACGCTGCGCGTCGCCGCCGAGGGCACCTGCAAGGTCACCGTCTACAGCGAGACGCAGCCGCTGATCGACGGCGAGCCGTTCGCACACACCGAGGGTGATCGCGGCGACTGGAAGCTCGGCAAGCAACTCGCTGTCGGGGACTCCCTCTTCGAGCTCACGCCGTACTTCCCGCCGGACGCCGCGCTGAAGGTCTCCGAGGACGGCGGCGGTCTCGACTACAACCGGCCGCCGAGGCTCCTGCCGCCCGAGCGGCAGACCAAGTTCACGCTGCCCCGGCCGCCCGGCGAGCGCGAGAAGCGGCCCCTGCCGATCCTGATGGCGCTTCTGCCCGTCGTCGGCGCGGTCGCCATGGCCAGCATCACCGGCCGCTGGATCTTCCTGATGATGGCCTTCATGAGCCCCATCATGATGCTGTCCAACTACATGATGGACAAGAAGCGCGGGCGCATATCCCACGCCAAGAAGGTCGAGGAGTACGGGGAGCGCAAGGCCCGGATCGAGAAGGACGCCCGGGACGCGCTCATCGCGGAGCGCTTCGCCCGTCGGCACGCCGCCCCCGACCCGGCGACCGTGCTGACGCAGGCCACCGGCCCGCGCACCCGGCTGTGGGAGCGCCGGCGCACCGACAACGATCATCTCCTCATCCGTGTCGGCACCGTCGAGCTGGACTCCGAAGTCGTCCTGAACGACCCGGAGCAGGACGAGCACAAGCGGCAGGTGTTCTGGAAGATCGCGGACGCGCCCGTCACGCTGCCGCTGCGGACCCTCGGGGTCGTCGGCCTCGCCGGTCCCGGTGACTCGGCCCGCGCGCTGGCCCGTTGGGCGGTCGGCCAGATATCCGTGCTGCACAGCCCGGTCGATGTCCAGTTCTTCCTGCTGACGGACGGCTCCGGCCAGCACAGCTGGGACTGGATGCGCTGGCTGCCGCATGTCAGGCCCACGCCCGAGCACGAGATCAACGCGCTGATCGGCACCGACGCGGAGACCATCGGCGCCCGTATCGCGGAGCTGACCGGCCTGCTCGACGCCCGGCAGAAGGCCGCCAAGCAGGCCCGTTCGCAGGGCGCCACCACCTTCAAGGACCCGGACATCGTCGTCATCTTCGACGGCTCGCGCCGCATGCGGTCGCTGCCCGGTGTGATCCGGCTGCTGCGCGAGGGGCCTGACGCCTCGATCTTCGCGCTGTGCCTGGACGATGAGGAGCGTTTCCTGCCTGGCGAGTGTCAGGCCGTGGTCATCGCCGAGCCCAACCCGGACCGCGTCGGCGGGCAGGGCGGCGCCCGGCAGCCGGGCTACGCCACCGGCTTCCACACCTTCCTCGCCGTTCCCGGCGGCGCCCCCGGGCCCGGCCAGTTCGCCGGTCCCGCGCCCGCCCAGCTCGCGGACCGGCTGCGCGTCGAGCAGACCGGTGCCTGGCGCATCAGGAACGTCCGGCCGGACTGGGTACGGTCCGAGTGGTGCGAGCTGCTGGCCCGTTCGCTCTCCCCGATCCGCGACATCAGCGGCGAGTCCGAGGACGCGGCGATCCCGTCCTCCAGCCGACTCCTGGACGTCATCGAGATGGAGCCGCCGACGGCGGGCGCGATCGCGGCCCGTTGGCGGCTGGGCGGCCAGTCGACGGAAGCGGTGATCGGCGAGTCCTACGACGGGGCGTTCGCCATCGACATCCGCCGCGACGGCCCGCACGGTCTGATCGCCGGCACCACCGGCTCCGGCAAGTCCGAGCTGCTCCAGACGATCGTCGCCTCGCTGGCGGTGGCCAACACCCCCGAGAACATGACGTTCGTCCTGGTCGACTACAAGGGCGGCTCCGCGTTCAAGGACTGTGTCCAACTGCCGCACACCGTCGGCATGGTGACCGACCTCGACAACCATCTGGTGGAACGCGCGCTGGCCTCCCTCGGCGCCGAGCTGACCCGCCGCGAGCACATCCTGGCCGGGGTCGGCGCCAAGGACATCGAGGACTACCAGGACTTGATGCGCCGCTCGCCGGGGCAGCTCGTCGCGATGCCCCGACTGCTCATCGTCATCGACGAGTTCGCCTCGATGGTCCGTGAGCTGCCGGACTTCGTGAAGGGTCTGGTCAACATCGCGCAGCGCGGCCGGTCCCTCGGCATTCACCTGCTGCTGGCCACCCAGCGGCCGAGCGGTGTGGTCTCCCCGGAGATCCGCGCCAACACCAACCTCCGGATCGCGCTGCGCGTCACCGACGCCAGTGAGTCGTCGGACGTCATCGACGCGCCCGACGCCGGGTTCATCGCGAAGTCGACGCCGGGACGGGCCTATGTGCGGCTCGGTCACACCTCGCTGGTGCCGTTCCAGTCCGGCCGCGTCGGCGGACGCCGGCCCGGCGCGGTCGACCCGGCGGTGGCCCGCCCGTGGGCCGGGCGTCTGGAGTGGAACGACCTCGGCCGGGGCCGGCTCAAGCGTCCGGCGGGCGCCAAGGCGGAAGAGGAGGAGATCACCGATCTGAAGGTGCTGGTGGACTCCGTCATCGAGGCCGACCGGCAGCTCGGCTTCGTCAAGCAGCACAGCCCGTGGCTGCCCGCGCTCGGCGACAAGGTGCTGCTGCGCGACCTCGAACACCCGGCCCCGGCCGGACCGTTGCCCGCCGCGCCCTACGGAGTGGAGGACCTGCCCGAGCAGCAGGCCAGGCGGTCCGTCGCCATCGACTTCAAGGTCTTCGGCCACATGATCGTCGGTGGCGCGCCGCGCAGCGGCCGGTCCCAGCTCCTGCGCACGATCGCGGGCTCGCTGTCGTGGATCCACTCCACGGCCGACGTCCACCTGTACGGCATCGACTGCGGCAACGGCGCGCTCAACGCCCTGACCCGGCTGCCCAACTGCGGTGCCGTCGTCAACCGCAACCAGACCGAGCGCGTCCGCCGCCTCATCAAGCGGCTGCGCTCGGAGGTCGACCGCCGCCAGGAGATCCTGGGGCAGGACGCGCTCGCCGACATCGGCGAGCAGCGGGCCGCCGCCGAGCCCGACAAGCGGCTGCCGCACATCGTGGTGCTGCTCGACCGCTGGGAGGGCTGGGTCAGCACTCTGGGCGAGATCGACCACGGCGCGCTGACCGACGAGCTGTTCGTGATCCTCCGCGAGGGCGCCAGCGTCGGCATCCACCTCATCATCACCGGCGACCGCACCGTGCTGTCGGGCCGCATCAGCGCCCTGACCGAGGAGCGGTACACGCTCCGGCTGTCCGACCGGAGCGACTACTCCAACATCGGGATGCCCGCCCGCAAGGTGCCCGAGGAGATCGCGGACGGCCGGATGTTCCGCAACCAGGCGCTGACGGAAATTCAGGTCGCGGTGCTGGCTGAGGAGTTGTCCGGCCAGGCACAGGCGGCGGCGCTGACGGCCATCGGGGACTGGGCCACCCAGCGCGACGCGGCGGTGGCGCGTGGCAGGCGGCCGTTCCGGGTGGATGTGCTGCCCAGCCGCCTGACCTTCGCGGACGCCTGGGAGATGCGCGACCCGGAGGCTTCGGAGTCCCGGCTGTGGGGCCTGATCGGCGTCGGCGGCGACGAGTTGATGGGCTACGGTCCCGATCTCGCGCAGGGCACCCCGGCGTTCATCATCGCCGGGCCGGCGAAGTCCGGCCGGTCCACGGTGATGCTGATGCTCGCCAAGTCGTATCTGGCGCAGGGCGTCCGGCTGGTCATCGCCGCGCCCCGGCCGTCGCCGCTGCGCGATCTGGCCGGCCAGGAGGGCGTCATCCAGGTGTTCACCGGCGACGACATCTCGGAGGCCGAGGTGCGGGAGGCGATGAGCACGTCGTCCCCCGACCACCCGATCGTCTTCCTGGTGGACGACGGTGAGGACCTGCGGCGCGCGGACGGCGGCGACGAGTTGAAGAACATCATCACGCAGGGCTCCGAGCTGGGCCGCTACCTGGTGCTGGCCGGTGACGAGGGCGATATCTGCGGCGGCTTCTCGGGCTGGCAGGTCGACGCGAAGAAGGCCCGTCGCGGTGTGCTGCTGTCGCCGTCGAGCCACCGGCACGGCGAGCTGATCGGCGCCAAACTGCCGCGCAGCGCGGCGAGTGAGCAGCCGACGCCGGGCCGGGCGATCCTGCACCTGGGCGACGGCGTGCCGTTCACCGTGACAACGCCCGCGCCGTAATGGAGATCGGCAGACGGCTCGGCGGACTCGGTGCCTCGGCCCGGTCCGCCGTCGCCGCGTCCGGCTCCTGGATGGTGGCGCGGATGTCCGCCTATCCGGGGCCGGTCGCCGTTCCGGTGGGCGAACCCTGGGAGTTCAGCGTGGGCGCGTTGATCGCCCGCCATCCGCGTGTGCCGAAGGCGCTCGCCAAGCCGCTGGGCGCGCTGGACGGGCTGGGCTCGGTCCGGATCGGGCCCGAGGGGCTCGGGTTCGACGGCGAGGACGACGTGCCGTGGGAGAAGATCGTCCACATCCGGCTGCACAACGGGGTCACGGCGGTCGCCGCGCACTCGATCGAGGCGGAGAGCGAGCGGCTGCGGGCGCTGCTGCCGCCGCTGCCCGGCCGCAGGTGGGCGCTGGGCAAGATCGCGGGCGGGCTGAAGACACTCGTGGCGAAGCTGCGGGAGCGGTCGGCGCGCCGACGGGATGAGAACGGGTCCGAGGAGAACGGGTCCGAGGAGAACGGGTCCGAGGAGAACGGGCCCGATGTCGCCTGCGAGTTCGTGACGCGCGGGCTGCTGGGCCGGGAGCGGACGGTGCGCGCGTGCATGTACACCACGGCGTTCCTGGCGCTGCGGCCCGACGTGTCGAACGCGCTGGTGGAGACGGCGCGGGCGGCCGGGGTGCCGGTGCTGGGCTCGTACGGCACCGAGGAGATGGCGGGCGGCACTCCGTGACCGCCGGGCTCACCGGAGGGCGTCGGCACCGCCACGGGCCAGGGCGCGCAGCGCGTCGCGGGTGTGGATCAGCTCCGCCAGCCGCGTCTCGATGGCGCGGAGCCGGGTCGCGATGAGCTCGGCGGCCGGACCGTTGGGCGGCTGGCCGCTGTCGCCCACGGCGAGGACGTCGCGGATCTCGGCGAGGGACAGCCCGGCAGCCTGCGCGCCCCGGATGAACACCAGCCGGTCGGCGAACTCCGCTGGGTAGTCCCGGTATCCGGAGGGGGTGCGTGGCGGCTCGGGGAGGAGACCGGCCTGTTCGTAGAACCGGACCGTCTTGGTCGTCACTCCCGCGGCGTGGGCAAGCGTGCCAATACGCATGGAGCCAGCATGTGACGGACGGGGCGCCGGAGGAAGAGCGCTTCACGCCGCGTGAGCCGTGGCGCTGCTCACGGGGTGGCTCATTCCACGGTCGTCGCCAGGAACTGGGTGGCGGCCAGCTCGGCGTAGAGCGCGTTGCCCGCGACCAACTCGGCGTGCGTGCCCACGGCCTGGACGCGGCCCGCGTCCATCACCACGATCCGGTCGGCCGAGGTGACGGTCGACAGCCGGTGGGCCACCACCATGACCGTCGTCTCCCGGGCCGCCTCGGCGACCGTTTCGCGCAGGGCGGCCTCGTTGACCGCGTCGAGCTGCGAGGTGGCCTCGTCCAGCAGCAGCAGCCGGGGGCGGCGCAGCAGGGCGCGGGCGATCGCGACGCGCTGCCGCTCGCCGCCGGAAAGCTTGGTGCCGCGGTGGCCGACGAGCGTGTCCAGGCCGTCCGGCAGCCGGGCGATCAGGCCGTCCAGCCGCGTGGTGCGCAGCACTTCGCGCACCGCGTCGTCGTCCGCGCCGGGCGTGCCGAACAGCAGGTTCTCGCGCAGCGAGCCGGACAGCACGGGCGCGTCCTGCTCCACATAGCCGATGGCCGCGCGCAGCTCGCCGAAGTCCCAGTCCAGGACGTCCTTTCCGTCCAGCAGCACGCGGCCGTCGGTGGCGTCGTAGAAACGCTCGATGAGCGCGAAGACGGTCGTCTTGCCCGCGCCGGACGGGCCGACGAACGCGGTCATGCCGCGCGGCGGCACGGTGAAGCTCACCCCGTGGTGCACATACGGCAGTTCGGGCGCGTAGCGGAAGCGGACGCCGTCGAACGTGACGGTCGCGGGCGTCGCGCCGGGCGCCGGGAGCGGGGCGGGGGAGTGGACGGGCTCGCTGGGCAGCCGCTGAACCTCCTGGATGCGGCCGATGGCCGCCGCGCCGATCTGGTACTGGGTGATGGCGCTGACCACTTGCTGGATGGGCGCCATCAGATAGAAGACGTAGAGGAGGAAGGCGACGAGGGCGCCGATGTCGATGGTGTCGGTGGCGACCCGGGCGCCGCCGATCGCGAGCACGGTGATGAACGCGACCTGCATCGACAGCCCGGCCGTGTTCCCGGCCAGAGCCTGCCACTTGGCGGCGCGCACGCTCTGCCGCCAGGACTCCTCGGCCGCCGCGTGCACGGTCCGCCGCTCGCGGTCCTCGGCGCCGGACGCCTTCACCGTGCGGAGCGCGCCGAGGACCCGCTCCAGCGCGGCGCCCATCTGCCCGATGGACTCCTGGGCGCGTTTGCTGGCCTTGTGGATGAGCGGCACGATGAGGCCCATGACGGTGGCCGCGAGGGCGATCACGCCGAGGGTGACGCCGAGCAGGACCAGATCGACGGTGCCCATCATCACCAGCGTGCCCACCAGCGTGAGTCCGCCGGTCGAGAAGCCGATCAGCGATTCCGTGGTCATCGCGCGGAGCAGCGTGGTGTCGGAGGTGGCCCGTGACAGCAGGTCGCCGGGCTCGGTGGCGTCCACGGCGGATATCCGCAGCCGCAGCAGGTAGGACGTCAGGGTGCGGCGCGCGGTGAGCACGACCGACTCGGCGGTGCGCTGCAGGACATACGCGCCGAGCGCGCCGATGCCCGCGTTCCCCGCGACGAGCAGGGACATGAGGATCAACGCGCCCGAGATCGACCGGTCGTCGGACAGGCTCTGGATCAACTCCTGGGCCACCAGCGGCAGTGCGAGCCCGGTGGCGCCGGTGGCGAGCGAGAGCAGCGCCCCGAGGACCAACGCGCCGCGGTGCGGCCGGACATAGCCGAACAGAACCCGCCAAGCGGGCGGGTCGCTCTCGGACGTCACCGCGGTGCTGCTCAGTTCGGCCACCCGACCAGCGTAACCGTACGGACGATCATCGCTCCAGGGCGCAAGATGGCCACGCCCGCTCGCCGTTGCCCGCTCGCCGTTGCCCGCCCCCGGAGGCCCGTCCCCGGAGGCCGACCCCCGGAGGCCCGCCGCCCGTGGGACGGCGGGCCGGGTCACGGCAGCGCGACCACGGTGGCGGCGTAGGACAGGCCCGCGCCGAAGCCGATGAGGAGCGCCAGGTCGCCGGGGCTGACCTCGTTGCTGGCCAGCAGCGCGTCCATGGCCAGGGGGATGGACGCGCCCGAGGTGTTGCCGGACGTGGTGACGTCGCGGGCGATGACGGTGGTGTCCGGCAGGCCGAGGTTGCGCGCCATCGCGTCGATGATGCGGACGTTGGCCTGGTGCGGGATGAACACGTCGAGGTCGTCCACGGTGACGCCGGCCGCGTCGAGGGCCTGGCGGGCGACCTTGGAGATCTCGTACACGGCCCAGCGGAAGACCTGTTGGCCCTTCTGCGTGAGGGCCGGCCAGCGCAGGTCGCGGTCGTCGCGGAGGGCGTCCCACGGCACGGTCTGGGTGACCGCGTCCGCCTGGGAGCCGTCCGCGCCCCAGATCACCGGGCCGATGGCGGGAGTCGAGGAGGGGCCGACGACGGCGGCGCCCGCGCCGTCGCCGAAGATGACGGCCGTGGAACGGTCGTCGAGGTCGAGCAGGTCGGACATCCGCTCGGCGCCGATGACCAGGACGTGCCCGCCCCGGCCGCGGACGGTGTCCGCGGCCAGGGCGAGCGCGTGCACGAACCCGGCGCAGCCGGCCGAGATGTCGAACGCGGCGGCGGTGTGGGCGCCGAGCCGGTGCGCGATCTCGGTGGCGACGGCGGGTGTCTGCCAGAGGTGGGTGAACGTGGCCACGATGACGCAGTCGAGGGCGTCCGCCGTGATCCCCGCCGCCGCGAGGGCCTTGCCCGACGCGGACACGGCCATGTCGGCGAGGGTCTCGTCGGGCCCCGCCCACGCCCGCGTGACGATGCCGGTGCGGGTGCGGATCCACTCGTCGTTCGAGTCGATGCGCTCGCACACCTCGTCGTTGGTCACCACCCGGCGTGGGCGGTAGCCGCCCACGCCGAGGATGCGGGCGTGCGGTGAGCCGACCGCCGCGGGTCGTGGGGCGGGGGTGATCCGCGCCTTCATGTACGGTCCTTCCTCAGGCGAACGTGACGCGGGCCAGCGGGTCGACCCGGCCCTCGTCCAGCAGCGCGCGGCAGCGGAACCGCTGGATCTTCCCGCTCGGGGTCTTTGGCAGCACCCCGCGCGGCAGGAACAGGCACTCGGACAGAGCCACTCCGGACTTCTCCAGCGCCACCGCCGCCGCGTGATCGGCGATGGGCTGGAAGTCCCGCGGCCTGCCCTGGGGTTCGAGCATCAGGACGAGCCGGGGAAGTCCGGAGGTGCCGACGTCCACGACCACCACGCAGCCCTTGCGGACCTGCGCGTGGGTGTCGATGGCCGACTCGATCTCGGAGGCGTAGATTTTACGGCCGCCGACCGAGAGCATGTCATCCGCCCGGCCCACGACGTACAGCTCCCCCTCGTGCGAGAAGCCGAGGTCCCCGGTCCGCAGCCGCCCGTCCGGGAAACGGGCGGCGGTGCGCTCGGGGTCGGCGTAGTACCCCTGGGCGAGGCTCGGGGAGCCGACGACGATCTCCGAGACCGCGCCCGGGGTGCCGGTGTCGACCGAGACGCCGGGCAGCGTCAGGCCGTTGGACACCAGCCGGGTGGCGCGCGGGTGGTCGGGATCCACCTCGGTCACGGTGCCGTCGACCAGGGCCGCCCCGTCGAAGACGACCGAACGCGGGGCCCGCGCCCACGGCTTGCCGGTCACCGCGAGGGTCGCCTCGGCCATGCCGTAGGCCGGCTGGAACGCCGTCTCCGACAGGCCGTAGGGGCGGAACTTCTCGCCGGCGGCGGCCAGCGTGTCCCAGTCGACGCGCTCCGCGCCGATCACCGCCGCGCGCAACGAGGCGAGCCCGCGCGGCAGTTCGGCCCGGCCCTGGGCGCGCGCCGCGAGGTACACGGCGGTGCTGGTGCCGGCGGTCATCGTCGACTGGTACTCGGACATGTCCCGGAACCACGTACGGGGCGCCATGCCGAAGCGGTCCGGCGTGGAGAGGACGAAGTCGAAGTCGTACGACCATGCGTAGAGCAGGCAGCCGAACATGCCCATATCGTGCGAGAGGGGCAGCCAGGAGGTGACGGTGTCGTTGCCGGGCCGCCCTCCCGTGAGGTGCAGGATGATCTCCATCTGCCGCTCGACGGCCCGTGTGGTGAGCGCGCAGCCCTTGGGTGTGCTGGTGCTGCCGGAGGAGTACTGGATGAACGCGAGGTCGTCCGGGCCGGGCGGGCTCGGCTCGAACGGGCCCGAGGCGGCGGGCAGTCCGGCCAGGGTCCAGGGCCAGGTGGGGAGTTGAGTGGTGAGATCCCCGGGGATCATCGGGACGATCCAGTCGTCCACGAGGAGCAGCGCCGGGTCGAGGCGGGCGCAGAGAGCCGTGAGCTGGCGCCCGTACTCGTCGGTGCTCTGGCCGCGCGTCGGCAGGGGCAGTGACGCCACCGCCCCGCCGGCCAGCCAGATCGCGAGGAGTCCGCGGACGGTCGCGGGAGTGTTGGTCAGGATGGTCGCCACCCGCGTGCCGGGGCGTACCCCGGCGCCGCGCAGGGCGGCGGCCATGCCATGGGCGTCGGCCGCCACTTCCCGCCAGGGGGTGTGCTCGAAGTCCTCGCCGGCCCAGACGTGCAAAGTGCCATGCGAGGAGCCGTTGGTCAGTGCGTTCCACAACTGCATGGAGGTCTTTCCCCGTTTTCTGTTCGGTGCTGGGGCGCGGCGGGGACTATTCGACGTCGACGACCGAGGCGGTGGCGTTCTCCTTGGACCGCTCCGCCATCGGGGCCAGCGCCTGCTGGCTCTGGAGCAGCTCCTGCCGGTCGAGCGAAGAGCCGTCGACCCGGCTGATGTTGGCCTCGCGCATGGTCAGGCGCTCGGGGTCGATGCGGATGACCTTCCAGGCCAGGCCGGTCTTCTCCATGGTCCAGATGAGGATGGCGCTCAGGTCGACCTCGTACCACTTCATGCCGTGCCGCGCCGAACGCGGGAACGCGTGGTGGTTGTTGTGCCACGCCTCGCCGAACGAGGGGATGGCGAGCCAGGCGACGTTGCGGGACTCGTCGGTGGTGGTGAAGCGGCGGCGGCCGAAGACGTGGCCGACCGAGTTCACCGCGTACGTCATGTGGTTGATCAGGAAGATGCGGACCAGGCCGCCCCACAGCATGCCGGTGAGGCCCGCCTTCCAGTCGCCGGCGGTGATGGCGAAGGCGAGGAGGCCGGGGAACACGACGCTGGCGGCGGTGACGAGCAGCAGGTTCTCGCTCAGCCAGCGCATGGGCTTCTCGCGCACCAGGTCGGGGCAGTAACGGATCGGGTCCGAAGTGAGCTTGGTGTCGAACAGCCATCCGAGATGGGCGTGCCACAGGCCCGCCATCGTGCCCTTGAAGCCGGGCTCGAAGTCCAGGTGCGGGCTGTGCGGGTCGCCTTCCTTGTCCGCGACCCGGTGGTGCTTGCGGTGGTGGGCGGCCCAGATGATGGGCGGGCCCTGGCCGGCGGTGACGCCCGCCGTGGCGAGGGCGATGCGGATGGGCTTGTACGTCTCGAACGACCGGTGGGTCAGCATCCGGTGGTAGCCGGTGGAGATGCCGAAGCCGGAGATGGCGTACATGATGGCCAGGACGACGATGTCCGACCAGCCGAAGAT
Above is a window of Streptomyces sp. NBC_01803 DNA encoding:
- a CDS encoding WXG100 family type VII secretion target, which encodes MADINVTYDDMREAGDRLVSEYETMDAKLEELQGYIDGLVADGYVTSRSSRAFDESYREFTQGAKKVLEGLQGMGQFLRTAADTMEETDTGLESAIRGG
- a CDS encoding FtsK/SpoIIIE domain-containing protein, which codes for MRLTLTVVDPVGGLSADTVIDAAPETQIGDLAPEFTRLVGSRFSQPVAMAGQGMPGDVVGAAHLFVNGEYVDPSLTLAQSPLREGTVISLHNPSGCWPGEPQGIVELRVVGGPAAGAVHRMGVGRVEIGSGQNMNIRVEDPTLPEHAMTLRVAAEGTCKVTVYSETQPLIDGEPFAHTEGDRGDWKLGKQLAVGDSLFELTPYFPPDAALKVSEDGGGLDYNRPPRLLPPERQTKFTLPRPPGEREKRPLPILMALLPVVGAVAMASITGRWIFLMMAFMSPIMMLSNYMMDKKRGRISHAKKVEEYGERKARIEKDARDALIAERFARRHAAPDPATVLTQATGPRTRLWERRRTDNDHLLIRVGTVELDSEVVLNDPEQDEHKRQVFWKIADAPVTLPLRTLGVVGLAGPGDSARALARWAVGQISVLHSPVDVQFFLLTDGSGQHSWDWMRWLPHVRPTPEHEINALIGTDAETIGARIAELTGLLDARQKAAKQARSQGATTFKDPDIVVIFDGSRRMRSLPGVIRLLREGPDASIFALCLDDEERFLPGECQAVVIAEPNPDRVGGQGGARQPGYATGFHTFLAVPGGAPGPGQFAGPAPAQLADRLRVEQTGAWRIRNVRPDWVRSEWCELLARSLSPIRDISGESEDAAIPSSSRLLDVIEMEPPTAGAIAARWRLGGQSTEAVIGESYDGAFAIDIRRDGPHGLIAGTTGSGKSELLQTIVASLAVANTPENMTFVLVDYKGGSAFKDCVQLPHTVGMVTDLDNHLVERALASLGAELTRREHILAGVGAKDIEDYQDLMRRSPGQLVAMPRLLIVIDEFASMVRELPDFVKGLVNIAQRGRSLGIHLLLATQRPSGVVSPEIRANTNLRIALRVTDASESSDVIDAPDAGFIAKSTPGRAYVRLGHTSLVPFQSGRVGGRRPGAVDPAVARPWAGRLEWNDLGRGRLKRPAGAKAEEEEITDLKVLVDSVIEADRQLGFVKQHSPWLPALGDKVLLRDLEHPAPAGPLPAAPYGVEDLPEQQARRSVAIDFKVFGHMIVGGAPRSGRSQLLRTIAGSLSWIHSTADVHLYGIDCGNGALNALTRLPNCGAVVNRNQTERVRRLIKRLRSEVDRRQEILGQDALADIGEQRAAAEPDKRLPHIVVLLDRWEGWVSTLGEIDHGALTDELFVILREGASVGIHLIITGDRTVLSGRISALTEERYTLRLSDRSDYSNIGMPARKVPEEIADGRMFRNQALTEIQVAVLAEELSGQAQAAALTAIGDWATQRDAAVARGRRPFRVDVLPSRLTFADAWEMRDPEASESRLWGLIGVGGDELMGYGPDLAQGTPAFIIAGPAKSGRSTVMLMLAKSYLAQGVRLVIAAPRPSPLRDLAGQEGVIQVFTGDDISEAEVREAMSTSSPDHPIVFLVDDGEDLRRADGGDELKNIITQGSELGRYLVLAGDEGDICGGFSGWQVDAKKARRGVLLSPSSHRHGELIGAKLPRSAASEQPTPGRAILHLGDGVPFTVTTPAP
- a CDS encoding MerR family transcriptional regulator, coding for MRIGTLAHAAGVTTKTVRFYEQAGLLPEPPRTPSGYRDYPAEFADRLVFIRGAQAAGLSLAEIRDVLAVGDSGQPPNGPAAELIATRLRAIETRLAELIHTRDALRALARGGADALR
- a CDS encoding ABC transporter ATP-binding protein; its protein translation is MAELSSTAVTSESDPPAWRVLFGYVRPHRGALVLGALLSLATGATGLALPLVAQELIQSLSDDRSISGALILMSLLVAGNAGIGALGAYVLQRTAESVVLTARRTLTSYLLRLRISAVDATEPGDLLSRATSDTTLLRAMTTESLIGFSTGGLTLVGTLVMMGTVDLVLLGVTLGVIALAATVMGLIVPLIHKASKRAQESIGQMGAALERVLGALRTVKASGAEDRERRTVHAAAEESWRQSVRAAKWQALAGNTAGLSMQVAFITVLAIGGARVATDTIDIGALVAFLLYVFYLMAPIQQVVSAITQYQIGAAAIGRIQEVQRLPSEPVHSPAPLPAPGATPATVTFDGVRFRYAPELPYVHHGVSFTVPPRGMTAFVGPSGAGKTTVFALIERFYDATDGRVLLDGKDVLDWDFGELRAAIGYVEQDAPVLSGSLRENLLFGTPGADDDAVREVLRTTRLDGLIARLPDGLDTLVGHRGTKLSGGERQRVAIARALLRRPRLLLLDEATSQLDAVNEAALRETVAEAARETTVMVVAHRLSTVTSADRIVVMDAGRVQAVGTHAELVAGNALYAELAATQFLATTVE
- a CDS encoding beta-ketoacyl-ACP synthase III; translation: MKARITPAPRPAAVGSPHARILGVGGYRPRRVVTNDEVCERIDSNDEWIRTRTGIVTRAWAGPDETLADMAVSASGKALAAAGITADALDCVIVATFTHLWQTPAVATEIAHRLGAHTAAAFDISAGCAGFVHALALAADTVRGRGGHVLVIGAERMSDLLDLDDRSTAVIFGDGAGAAVVGPSSTPAIGPVIWGADGSQADAVTQTVPWDALRDDRDLRWPALTQKGQQVFRWAVYEISKVARQALDAAGVTVDDLDVFIPHQANVRIIDAMARNLGLPDTTVIARDVTTSGNTSGASIPLAMDALLASNEVSPGDLALLIGFGAGLSYAATVVALP
- a CDS encoding AMP-binding protein, encoding MQLWNALTNGSSHGTLHVWAGEDFEHTPWREVAADAHGMAAALRGAGVRPGTRVATILTNTPATVRGLLAIWLAGGAVASLPLPTRGQSTDEYGRQLTALCARLDPALLLVDDWIVPMIPGDLTTQLPTWPWTLAGLPAASGPFEPSPPGPDDLAFIQYSSGSTSTPKGCALTTRAVERQMEIILHLTGGRPGNDTVTSWLPLSHDMGMFGCLLYAWSYDFDFVLSTPDRFGMAPRTWFRDMSEYQSTMTAGTSTAVYLAARAQGRAELPRGLASLRAAVIGAERVDWDTLAAAGEKFRPYGLSETAFQPAYGMAEATLAVTGKPWARAPRSVVFDGAALVDGTVTEVDPDHPRATRLVSNGLTLPGVSVDTGTPGAVSEIVVGSPSLAQGYYADPERTAARFPDGRLRTGDLGFSHEGELYVVGRADDMLSVGGRKIYASEIESAIDTHAQVRKGCVVVVDVGTSGLPRLVLMLEPQGRPRDFQPIADHAAAVALEKSGVALSECLFLPRGVLPKTPSGKIQRFRCRALLDEGRVDPLARVTFA
- a CDS encoding acyl-CoA desaturase, which gives rise to MDGRKHRWFILGASVIPLIAVFGAMVLLWNSIFGWSDIVVLAIMYAISGFGISTGYHRMLTHRSFETYKPIRIALATAGVTAGQGPPIIWAAHHRKHHRVADKEGDPHSPHLDFEPGFKGTMAGLWHAHLGWLFDTKLTSDPIRYCPDLVREKPMRWLSENLLLVTAASVVFPGLLAFAITAGDWKAGLTGMLWGGLVRIFLINHMTYAVNSVGHVFGRRRFTTTDESRNVAWLAIPSFGEAWHNNHHAFPRSARHGMKWYEVDLSAILIWTMEKTGLAWKVIRIDPERLTMREANISRVDGSSLDRQELLQSQQALAPMAERSKENATASVVDVE